The DNA window ATGTGGCGCGCTTCGGGAGGAGCGCGGGAGCTCAGGGGGTCGGAGGAGGCAGCGCGACGGGTTCGGTGGGGATGGGCCGGGTCGGTGAGGTGGGCCGGAACGGTGAGGTGGGCCGAAGCGGTGAGGTGGGCCGGGGCGGGGACCGAGGCGGGGAGCGTCAGGGGGGCGCGGCGCGCGGGGTCGCTGGTGCAGCTGGTGATGAAGGAGAGGCGAGTGCCGGGCTGAACGGAGCGAGCGGGGCCTCACAGGTGGGGGTGCTCGGGAACGCTCCTGCCGCGCCCGGGCCGATGCCGCCCGCGCTGCAGGAGGTGATGGCGTCGGCACTGCGCGAGGTGACCGGCGGGATCTGGAGCTTGGTGGAGGGGTCGCAAGGGCCAGCGCAGCTCGCGATGACCTTCAAGACGCGGGAAACGCGGCTCGTGCTGGAGGCCGTCCCGGCGGCCGGAGCGGTGCGCGCCTACCGGATGCTGGACGGGGTGGCCTTCAGTTACCGCGTGGGGTCAGGGGTGCGTCTGAGCGACGGGGCGGTGCGGCTTCTCGATCGGGTGCTGCGGCGGCTCCACGGTCCCGTGCAGGAGGCGCTCGGGGTGACGTCGAGCCTGTCGGCGCGCCCCGGTGGCGTGCGCCGGCTGCCGGTGGCGCCGTGAGTGGGAATCAGGCGACGGCGGCGCACGAGCCGCTGTCGCGGAACGCGCCCGTGGAGGCCTACCGGGCGCTGTTCGCTGCGTGGGCACGCCTGGAGGGTGAGCCGGCCCCTGCGGTGGCGCGCTCGCTGGAGCAGGTGCTGGCGCTGTTCGCTGCGGACCGGGGGCGGTACGGCGACGTGCTCGAGCCATCGCTGTCCTGGGAAGGGAGGCAGGGGCGCGAGGGGGCGCGCTGCACGCAGCGGAGGTTGTCGTACGCGCTGCCTGGATTTCGTGCGGATCCCGAGGGGGGAGCGCTGGCGCTGCGCGCGCTCTGCGCGCCGTTCGGGGAGGCGGTGCTCGCTCAGGTGGAGCGGGTGGCGCGTGCGGCGCGTCATCCCGTGGTGGCGCAGCCGCTGTTCGGGCTCGCAGACGATGGGCCGGGAGGGCTGCGGCTCAAGCTGTACCTCCAGCTCCGGGACGGTGCTGGAGCGGCCGGGGTCGCGCTGGTCGAGCGGCTGCTCGGGGCGCGGCTCGCGGGGACGCTCCCGGCCCGGGGAGCGCTGCACCTCGTGGGGCTGGATCTGGGGCCGCACGGGCAGCTCGTCGGCGCCAAGCTCTACGTGAGGCATGTGCGGGTGGGGCTGCGCGCGGCGATGGAGCAGGTGGGGCCTGCGGCGCTGTTCGAGGCGCTGGCGGCGGCCGGGTGTCGGCAGCTCCGGGAGGTGCTGGGGATCCATCGCATCGATGGACCAGAGGCCGCGGGGGTGGCGCAGGCCGTGGAGATCGACGTCGCGCTGGAGGATACGGGCCTGAGCTGGGGCACGCTACGGACGCTGTTGCCAGCAGCAGCGCACGTGCTTGGCGAGGGCGGTGCGCTGGCGAGGCTGGAGGCCGAGGGGGCGCGGCTCGTTCCGCGGCGGTTGTCGACGCCCGTGGGGCGCGACGACAAGCTGAACCTGTACTACGTGCTGGCGACGGAGATCGCTCGGTGAGCCTGCGCCGCATCCCCAAGGATCGTTACCTGAGCCGTGAGGCGCTGCTGCTGGAGCGGGAGCGGCTGTGGCGACGGGTGTGGTTGCTCGCAGGGCACGCATCGATGCTCGATGCACCGGGGAGCTTCTTCACATTCGAGACCGGCGTCGAGTCGCTGCTGCTTTCCCGTGATGCGGGAGGGCGGGCGCGCGCGTTCCACAATGTGTGTCAGCACCGGGGGACGCGGCTGTGTGCGGAGGACAGGGGCCACGTGGAGAGCTTCCGCTGTCCCTACCATGCGTGGACTTACGGGCTCGATGGGGCGCTCCTGCGTGCACCCGGGATGCGCTGTGCGCCGGAGGCGCTGCCGCGCGGGCTCTCGGAGTTGCGCTGCGAGGAGCTGGGGGGGTTCGTGTGGGTGTGCCTCGATGCGGAGGCCGAGTCGCTCGACGTGTTCCTGGGGCCGCTGCTGCCGAAGCTGGTGGCGTACGAGGCCAGGGGATACCGGCTGACGCACGATCTGACGGTGGAGATTGCCTGCAACTGGAAGACGTCGGCCGACGTGTCCAACGAGGCGTACCACCTGCGGAGTCTGCACCCGGAACTGTGCGCGGTGGTGGACGATACGCGGATCACCGTGGAGCGGCTGGGGCTGCACGGGAGGATCACGGTGCCAGTCGGAGCGCCGTCACCAGGGACACCGTACGAGGGCAAGGTCGCGGGGGCGCTGCGGGAATTGCTGAAGCAGAGCGGGCTGGATCCGGCGCGCTTCGAGGGGGATCCAGGGTCGGTGCGGCCGGCGCTGCTCACGGCGGCGAAGGAGCGCGCGGCGGCGGCTGGGTGGACGCTGCCAGGGCTCGAAGAGGCGCAGCTCCTCGACAAGCATCAGCTCTACGTGTTCCCGAACGTGCAGCTCAATTTCACGCTGCATCGGCTGGAGATCTACCGACACCGGCCGCACCCGGAGGATCCGCAGGTGACCTACTTCGACGAGCAGGCCTACGAGCGCTCCGGGGGTGAGGGAGGGCGCGGGGTGCGGCCTTTGCCGCAGCGGCGTCGGATCCGTCACGGCGAGGCGCCGCTCGGTCCGGTGATGGGCGCCGATGTGGATCTGCTGCCGGAGCTGCAACGAGGGATGGCGTCGAGCGGATTCTCGGAGCTGCTGCTGGGCGAGGGCGAGAGGGCTATCGAGACGATGCACCAGGGGCTTCAGCACTACCTCCACGGGACGGAGCGACCGACGTGAGGCTCACCGAGGCGGCGCGGGCGCGGTTCGCAGAGGAGGGGTATCTGGTGCTGGCCGACGCTCTCCCGCGGGCGGCGTGCGATGCGCTCTGCGTGCACCTGTCGGAGATGATCGTGGGGGTCGCGGGCGAGCATGTGCGCGGGGAGCGAGAGGACGTGGGCTTCTGGTCGGCGCTGCGGCGCTCGGCGCAAGGGGTCGAGGTGTTCGTCGATCCAGCGGCAGGCCCGCCGCGCGCACTGAAGCCAGTGGACTGGGAGCGGCACGTGATGCGGGTGGGCCACGGGCTGCACCAGGTGGATCCGCGCATCGCGGCGCTGTGCCGCTCGGCGGCGGTGGCAGAGCCGCTTGCGTCGCTGGTGCCCGAGCCTGCGGGGGTGGTGCAGACGGCGTTCATTTACAAGCAGCCACGGAGTGAGGTGGTGCAGTTCGGGTTCCACCAGGACTCCTGGTACCTGAGCGCAGAGCCCGACACGCTCGTGCTGGCGTTCGTCGCGCTCGACGGCATGGACGAGGAGAACGGCTGTCTGTCGGTGATCCCGGGGAGCCACCGGGCAGGGCTCGGGACGCGCCTGGTGCTGGGGGACGCAGGTTACGTTGCCCTGGGCCGGAAGCAGGGGTTGCCAGCGCCGCCCCATCCGGAGCGTGCTGTGCTGCTGCCGGCGAGGAAAGGTACGATCATCCTGACGCACGGGCGGACGTACCACGGGTCGGGTCCCAACCGGTCGGACCGGCCGCGACGCGCGTTCATCGTGCATGCGCTGGGGGGCGGCTCGCGGATGCACGCGACGAGCTGGATCCAGCCGCCTCGGGGAGGATTCATGGGCCTCGGGCAGGACGCGACGGTCGGGTAGCACCGGGTCACGAGCACCGGGTCACGAGCGACCGGCGCTGCGCGCCCTGGGGCCTGTTCGCGAGGTGCGGGGCGCATCGCCTGCCCGCCGCCTTGGTACGTCAGGGGGCCTTGGATGGAGTGCGGGCGTCAGGTGGTTCGCGAGGACCTGGAGCGCTCCCAGGACGAGATCGCCGAGCTGCCAGCGCCTGGCCTGCGCTCTTCGTCGTGCTCGGACGGCGCCGCGCACAGCCTGGATGAGCAGGTCGGGGGTCGGCCCACGCGCCGGTACGCTCTTCGAGGATGCAGCCTCCGGCGACGCGGGGCTCGATGGTCGCGCCTCCGCCTTCGCCCTCGTCCTTCTCGGTCTCGTCCGTCTCGTCGGCTCCGCTGGACTCGACGTGCGCGAAGCGTTCCTTCCCGGCCGTTCGCCGTCGGCGTCGCGCGATGAGGTCTCCGCAGTGACCCGCTCCTTCGGACGGCGCTCGGCACGCTTTGCTGCAGGGGCTCGCCTCGGCAGCTCGGAGCGCGCGTCGCTCGTCCGGCGCCCCTCCGTCGCCCCCTGCGGGCGGGCCTTCCTCGTCCTGGCTCGCGGGCGCGCTTTCGTCGTCGCCTCCTTCGGCTCGGTCGTTGGTTCCGACGCCATGCTTTCGGGTGCCGTGTCTCCTGGCCTCGCGGTTCCACGCCCCCCAGAAGATCTCCGGGATTTTCGGGCACGAGAGGGCGCTTCCTCGCCGAGGAGGGACTCGGACTTCTTCGCGCGAGCGCGGCGCGTTGCAGGAGCCTTGCGCGGGGGGCGCTCGGAGCGCTTCGTGCTGGGGCGACGGGAGGTCGACCCATCGGCGGGGGCGCTGTCGGAAGCGCCCTCGGCCGCGTCGGTCGCGGGCGTGGTTCGCTCGGTCTTTCGAGGTTTCATGAGAGATCCTCCGGGACCTGCGAGGTCCGCGTTCTCGTCGTGAAGAGGCAGCACGCCACGACCGAGGCGCGCTGCATGAGCTGGACGCTGAAAATCGCGAGGAAGCGGTCCATGACCTGTCAGACCCGCACCGGCCGGTCCATGCGATGGCGGGGTTCTCTCGGTGCTCTCTCGGAGGGGCTCGCCGTCTCACCCCCCGAGGGACGGGCACGCCGGGAGCGCCACCATTTCTCCGCGCTGATGATCGGGAGAATGAGCGCAGCCACCGCGGCCGACTTGAGCCAGGCCGTGAAGGACAGCGGGGCAGAGCCGAACAGGGTGTGCATGAAGGGCAGGTAGACGAAGCCGACCTGGAGCAGGAGCAAGAGGAGCGCGCCCGCGTAGACCCAGGGGTTGGAGAAGAGGCCGACGCTGCGCAGCGAGCGGTGCAGCGAGCGGCAGTTGAAGACGTAGAAGATCTGGAACAGCACGACGGTGGTGACGGCGAGCGTCTGCGCCTCCCGTGCGGCACGCGCGGCAGGCTCGCCAGCCTGGAGGGCGAGGTGGTAGTCGACGAGGAAGAGGCCGATCGCGCCGGCCGCCATCAGGACGGCGACGAGCGCGGTCCTGAACAGGACGAAGGGGCTGAGGATGGGGGCGTCCGCGTCGCGCGGAGGACGGGTCATGACGTCCTTCTCCATGGCC is part of the Chondromyces crocatus genome and encodes:
- a CDS encoding aromatic ring-hydroxylating oxygenase subunit alpha, whose amino-acid sequence is MSLRRIPKDRYLSREALLLERERLWRRVWLLAGHASMLDAPGSFFTFETGVESLLLSRDAGGRARAFHNVCQHRGTRLCAEDRGHVESFRCPYHAWTYGLDGALLRAPGMRCAPEALPRGLSELRCEELGGFVWVCLDAEAESLDVFLGPLLPKLVAYEARGYRLTHDLTVEIACNWKTSADVSNEAYHLRSLHPELCAVVDDTRITVERLGLHGRITVPVGAPSPGTPYEGKVAGALRELLKQSGLDPARFEGDPGSVRPALLTAAKERAAAAGWTLPGLEEAQLLDKHQLYVFPNVQLNFTLHRLEIYRHRPHPEDPQVTYFDEQAYERSGGEGGRGVRPLPQRRRIRHGEAPLGPVMGADVDLLPELQRGMASSGFSELLLGEGERAIETMHQGLQHYLHGTERPT
- a CDS encoding phytanoyl-CoA dioxygenase family protein; its protein translation is MRLTEAARARFAEEGYLVLADALPRAACDALCVHLSEMIVGVAGEHVRGEREDVGFWSALRRSAQGVEVFVDPAAGPPRALKPVDWERHVMRVGHGLHQVDPRIAALCRSAAVAEPLASLVPEPAGVVQTAFIYKQPRSEVVQFGFHQDSWYLSAEPDTLVLAFVALDGMDEENGCLSVIPGSHRAGLGTRLVLGDAGYVALGRKQGLPAPPHPERAVLLPARKGTIILTHGRTYHGSGPNRSDRPRRAFIVHALGGGSRMHATSWIQPPRGGFMGLGQDATVG